In one Patescibacteria group bacterium genomic region, the following are encoded:
- a CDS encoding diacylglycerol kinase family protein, with amino-acid sequence MVKIKRLYKSFAYAFRGLGKTLKEEQNLQIQSLAALLVILLGWYFKIASWEWVVLILISVLVLLMELVNSAVERITDVLKPRLDSYVKEIKDIMAAAVMLASIMAVIVGLIIFLPYFVD; translated from the coding sequence ATGGTAAAGATAAAGAGATTATATAAAAGTTTTGCTTATGCCTTTCGCGGTCTAGGCAAAACCTTGAAAGAGGAGCAGAATTTACAGATTCAGAGTTTGGCGGCTTTGTTGGTTATTTTGCTGGGCTGGTATTTTAAAATTGCCAGTTGGGAATGGGTTGTTTTGATTTTAATTAGTGTTTTGGTGCTCTTAATGGAGTTGGTAAATAGCGCCGTGGAGCGGATAACGGATGTCTTGAAGCCGAGATTGGACAGTTATGTTAAAGAGATAAAGGATATTATGGCGGCGGCGGTGATGCTCGCTTCCATTATGGCGGTAATCGTGGGATTGATTATCTTTTTGCCTTATTTTGTAGATTAA